TCCGTACAGGTTAATTAGCAATATATATCTGAGTTACACTTTCTGGTAGTATATAAGTATGTAGGCTTTTGGTGACCGCTTGGCATGCAGGTGAGATCGCAAACTCTACTAAAAGTATTGCAGCACTACTAGCTAGCTAGTGATGGCAAGAGAGAGCAAATCATACGCTAATCTTTCAGGTATGAACTGCCTGCCAACCTAGCGTTCAACACTTGAACTAACTCGAGCTAGCTAGCTACCCCTttactcttttttttcttttttttttttttggccgGTGGTGACTGGCGAGCACGCCATTTTGAATTGGCCGCAAAGCTAAGGGGATGGAGCGGATTTTAAAGGACGAAAGGACAGCCGACTCAGATGTCACGTTTCACCCAATGACGTGTTTGCAGTGCGTGGCcgggtcccccccccccccccccccccccctgcaaGCTAGTTGAGGCTGCATTAGCATGCCCATGCATTTCTCTAACCAAAAGAAGCTTGGCTTTCTAACTCATCCCACTCAGTGCCAAATAACAATTGTTACTTTCTTGTAAAAGATTACAATGATTGTAACTTCCTTTATGCAATCAAGATGGTCACTGCACTGCGTGCGATGGTGATACTGTGGTAGATATACATATGGATCATCTAGCTAATAGGCTATGATGCTTGTTTTGGAACTACTTGGAAGCTTAGCTTTTGCATGCATAGGAAGATTTTTCTTTTGTGTGTGTTCTCATGGCATTAAGTTAATTATGTTTATACAGTGTCCAAGTGTTAGCTTATAATTAGTTAGGCTATACTTGAGGCGTGGGTAGTATTATTTCTTTAATTTTCAGAGACTCGCAGTATATATTTATATCCTGCTAGAGTGAAAACTGTGAAAGAGCTAGCAGTTCCTACTTGAAGCTGAGGTTCCAAAGAAAGATTTTATATGTGTTGATCTCTATGCATTATTCTGGTCAAGTTGGGGCTTCATCAGCATCAAGCTCAACTCTCTGAGTCTTTacacgtagagagagagagagagaccgaACTGATCGTGCAAGGATTGGAGCTTTATTATGTGGTCCCTGCATACCTTTGGTAACAAGCCCAGCAATACCAAATTGATAGCTACTGCACATCAAAAACATATGGTACGATCCTCGTCACCACACAGGCGGTACCGATCGATTGCCAAGATCTTGTGGATTCCTTAACATACTACTTCATTCTTTGGAGTCTAGGTTCAATTCACTGTATTGGAGTGTGTTGTTGGCAGATATACTACACACACTTGTGTTTTAATAACAGTAATATGCATGCATGCCTTGCATATATATACTCCTGTCATGCAAAGTGTGGAAATACAATTAGCAGAGCTCCTACACATCTTAACTTGATAGGCATTATTTGTTCAGTACTCAATAAGTATATCTAATAACATGCTCTAGCTGAGAAAATCAAACAAGTTAgtagcatgcatgcatgcatgtaggAACACATCTAAGCTGCTTCACTTCTTTTGCACCAAACCACACACGCCATTTGCTTCTGCCACTACTGCATGCAGTGCAGGCACACTACAATAACACTACAGCACAAGTGCAGCACTAGGTGCGAATAGGAGTCCAAACTTGCATGTGGACAAGCAAGAGAATGCATGCACACATAGATAAAATCCCCCCCGCTCGGTTCCAAAACCATACACTTCTCTGCAGGGCAAGCACGAAGCAGCTAGAGAAAAAGAACTAGCCATGCCCACCAAGCCTCTCCTCGTCTTCGTTTTCTTCACGTCCATGGCGGTCGTCTCCCATGCATCGTCCCTACGCTTCCAATACATCGACCGTCGTCACAACTTCACCGCCAAGCAGGCGAgcacctcctcctcgtcgtccccGTCCTCTGCACACGGCAGCCGCGACCGCCGCCCTTCGTTCGCGCTAGTGCGCCGCGACGCAGTCACCGGCTCGACGTACCCCTCGCGTCGCCACGCGGTGCTCGACCTCGTGGCCCGCGACAATGCGCGCGCCGAGTACCTCGCTAGTCGCCTGTCCCCCGCGGCGTACCAGCCGACGGGCTTCTCCGGCTCGGAGTCGAAGGTGGTGTCGGGCCTCGACGAGGGCAGCGGCGAGTACTTCGTCCGCGTCGGCATCGGCTCGCCGCCCACGGAGCAGTACCTCGTGGTGGACTCCGGCAGCGACGTCATCTGGGTGCAGTGCAAGCCGTGCCTGGAGTGCTACGCGCAGGCTGACCCGCTCTTCGACCCCGCCACGTCGGCGACCTTCTCCGCCGTGCCGTGCGGCTCGGCCGTCTGCCGGACGCTGCGTACCTCCGGGTGCGGCGACTCCGGTGGGTGCGACTACGAGGTGTCCTACGGGGACGGGTCCTACACCAAGGGCGCGCTCGCGCTGGAGACGCTCACGCTGGGCGGCACGGCGGTGGAGGGCGTCGCCATTGGCTGCGGCCACCGCAACCGCGGCCTCTTCGTCGGGGCGGCGGGGCTGCTGGGCCTCGGCTGGGGCCCCATGTCGCTGGTCGGGCAGCTCGGCGGCGCGGCCGGCGGCGCGTTCAGCTACTGCCTCGCGAGCCGCGGCGCCGGGTCGCTCGTGCTCGGTCGGAGCGAGGCGGTGCCGGAGGGCGCCGTGTGGGTGCCGCTCGTGCGGAACCCGCAGGCGCCGAGCTTCTACTACGTCGGCCTGTCCGGGATCGGCGTCGGCGACGAGAGGCTGCCGCTGCAGGAGGACCTGTTCCAGCTGACGGAGGACGGCGCCGGCGGCGTGGTGATGGACACGGGCACGGCAGTGACGCGGCTGCCGCAGGAGGCGTACGCGGCGCTGCGGGACGCGTTCGTGGCCGCAGTGGGCGCGCTCCCGCGAGCGCCGGGCGTGTCGCTGCTGGACACGTGCTACGACCTCAGCGGGTACACGAGCGTGCGCGTGCCCACCGTGTCCTTCTACTTCGACGGCGCCGCCACGCTGACGCTGCCGGCGAGGAACCTGCTGCTGGAGGTGGACGGCGGCATATATTGCCTAGCTTTTGCGCCGTCGTCGTCGGGCCCGTCCATCTTGGGAAACATACAGCAGGAAGGGATCCAGATCACCGTCGACTCGGCCAACGGATACATTGGCTTTGGACCCACCACCTGCTAGATCAAATCTGTGTGTCTGCTGCCTAAAACAAAGCTAGCTTACTCGGTCGGGCGGGCGGGCGGACTCATGCATGCGTTGGGTTCTAAATAGGCCATACGGGATGAGAGTATATAGAGTCCTTGTAGTACGTAAATTTGAGGTAACAAAAGGTTGAAGAAGGCAGTGTGTGTGTCAGTCCAGCACCATGATGAATGTTGTGCGCCTGCACTGAAACCGTGGGTGATGGTCTCTGTACAGATCGTAGCATGAACATTTTCACTTTGTGCAAGGCTGCGATGAGATGGGACGAACATGTTCACTTGGCTTGTAAAAGGGGCCAAGGCTGCGACGCGATGAACCTGTTTCACTTGCCTTTTCCACCGTGACTAAAGTACAATCCTCTCAACAGCAACAAAGGCAATGTCTCCGCAGGTGAAAGTCAACAAGTATCCCTTTTGAATCAAATCAAATTTGATAGTATAATTAATGCAAACTTCTTCAACGTTCTTTGAAacttctattcaaaagctatttttgaaaagcaaaaatctctttaatgttctttggttgaccgtggttagggttgagaaacctaaagtgttcttgctgaaaagcagctaaaCTTCTTCAAGTGCAGCTGAGCTTTctagctgaacttgacttcagctgagttgagcttcttcagctgcagctgagcttttcagctgagctgaacttcagctgagttgagctttctcaacttcagctgaactcaacttcagttgtaaacctctttgaccatacaccagctgaacttgcctccgggtagttgagctggggttttctctcctaaactcactggtcaagaccggttgaactggtcctgaggggcagttcagctggtctctgacccctctgacctctgatctgcagtctgccagtcagactggcaaacaggtcgccaggagctgtcaggggcggttcaaccgcccccctgggcggttcaaccgatgttggtcaactttgaccagtctgcggtcagtctacgcgtcagtctgccagtcagactggcagacaggctgccaggcctgccaggggcggttcaaccgccctagggggcggttcaaccggtctcaggcagaaaaatctgcccaaacggctagttttgagctccacctatatatactacctcctacctctctccccacacacatgagcacgatttgaactccatttctaacccaagaaacacctctctctctctctcacacacatctcttgcctctcccatttcaaatctttggagagaaatctttgagtgagcttgagagctgcggttttgtgctttatctctaaatctctcttgctcttcttcttcattcgagctttggtactacatcgagttctttgtggattcattactcttggagcttctagctcctagacgactaggtgtctcttgtgagtctccaaatcttgtggaagaccataagaaagtttgtattacccgctcgtttgagcaaagattattgtgtgggcttgacctttgtggtcggcaaagggaggattagggttgaaagagacccggctctttgtgggcacctcaacgaggaagtagggcaccttggtggtgtgaccgaacctcaggataaatcttgtgtctcttgtgttcttgctcattgtgtttgtttgtgttctttgttctctcaccattgcgtggaagatttgtttatatctttttggtgagtggattttgagaagtgcccttctcagatctactactttgaaccctgtggatcatttagaacatctcatttccaaagttaattgggtgaatttcgagatcaattcagttttacccagtttgcttctagtttttgttgaaaaagttttaacttgcctattcaccccccccctctaggcaactttcaattggtatcagagcctaatcctcgttctaacgcttaaccgcgtgaggaaagatcatgtcggggggactaagaaacgaaagtgcttctaagcttgaaaaagttgaggttgcctcgacttcatcttttggtgcagatgttgatcctagggcaatagaccttgccatgagaatcgccgaaaggatgttcctcaaaatgaaggaagatgaggcgaagaacattattgaagaagaagaaaatgatcgatggagaccaaacgacgaatccacctcttcacaaggttcgtctttcaaatccacttctcatatgtgctttgttgctaatgagagtgacagtgaaagcgaaagtgaggatgaggaggagcatgaaagtgatagtgaagatgaggatgatcttcaaaaattcttcgctcaactaagtaagaagaaccggatgagcttgctcaaactcatgaaaagagcggaagaacaaaaggaaatgcttcataaccaagaagatatcctcatcgaaaaaatcaaagacttggagaagttgaccaaagagcatgagaagctaaagtgctctcatgatgatttggtctaaaggtatgaagacatttcaattgagcaaattaaagctattaatcattcatcatatattgctcaattagaaaataaaaatgctatgctcaagaacacggtagaaaagctaaacattgaaaatatagctttacaagaaaaacatgatatgcttgtatgctctcataataaatttatggattcacatatcatgttagaaatggctcatgaggttgtgttaactaatttgaaatcataccaacctcacatgtgcacatgtgttgaaattgaaactatattaccatgtgctaacaattgttgttatcaagcaagccaatcttccattgagctagaaatttcaggaattagtgatatttctatcacacaagaaaataaagagctcaaggaagaagttggaatgctaagaaggagcttaactcgtttgaagggaaaatgtcatgctcaaccttctcaagataaccgtgataatatggtgaaaaagcttaagaaggagacaaccgtagcatgcacaaaaccccttcaaaagaataccaagctttccaagaagggcatgagcaaaatccatggtgagaaaattaatgctcatatgatttgctctaacaatgtacctatgtgcttcaacaaagaaagatcaaagagaagcgataggaggtgctatggatgcaaggagaagggccataaaattgattcatgcccccacatgaagaatcaagaccttgcacgatcaagaaagatgaccatcaaaaaggatgaaagcaaaaggcaaatgcattgcaaggacaagcatcgcatttgctacaattgccgtgaaaaaggtcatctattcaaggtttgtccaaagggtaaaactcctaaacctaacttgtcaatatattcaaatatgcttaggagacccaaatttgactcttgtgctagaaaggtgatgagttcaccacattttaggactaaggctatttgggtgccttagTCTTTATtgcctaaccttgatggacccatcatgagatgggtaccaaaatgtgtttgaaactatTTGCAGGTACCcaaagatgatatgaagctttggggtgcttgagcgctttaactcaattcttatctcaagctatcaatcttacattgtctatcctttaagattgacccaaagatgaattgagttgttatatcactaacttcatattcatctctagcaagaacttgtgttgtagggaataaggattaatctttgtgggaatcaagcaaaaggcctacaaccaagtgatatccaaaggatggtaacaattaaatcttaagtgcacattgtttttaattagtatattcctttgtgtcttttgtagccacataagaaaaatgaagcacttgagaatgaacttaaaagattttaccttgctttggaaaggatctaattatatggtagattgcaacttcatatttttatattgtgacaatctacatgctctaaattgattgtatgtatcttgtggcatatttcaagttattcatcatattattgccataacctagacataaagagtattatcccatgttctaaaatgaatagagtgctaagtaagaaattcaaattcttaaagcacttaccaaaagggaaattctctatatgactagagttgtgagactaatgtttttgtctaaGTGATTTAtatagtttcacaacatgagaatgtgtttctcaaatggagtgtgccattcaatctatgcgtacattttaaaatttgaaatgagTTTTATTGTGaaaaaattattttaaaattcattccaagctcaactggtttgaccagctgaactttctagttcagctggggagaccagctgaacttctgagttgaacttcagttcggctggtattcaccaggaaaccccctggctgaaaccggttgaaccggtgtccaggaccggttgaaccggtctggcaCAGTTTGACCGGCCAGTCTGACCATTTTTTTCAGACTGCGTCAGCCCTTTTTTCAGACGTCTTTTTCAGTCTGCAACAGCACCTTTTTTAGGCGTCAGAGCAACTTTTGCAGCACCTTTTCAGCAACTTTTGCAGCACCTTTTCAGTAACTTTTGCAGCACCTTTTCAGCAACTTTTGCAGCACTTTTTCAGTCATTTTTTTTGTCGCgtcaggtcaccttttcagaacgcGTCAATTGCTTTTTCACTTTTTCTGCAGTACCTTTTCAGCTTTATTTTTGCAGACTTTTACTGTTTtatttggtatgtgaccaataatagttcctttcaagtggcattctttcaattggtaataatctattttatgaagaaaaaatgtcaatatgaaagttaaattctttttggcttaaatttgtaaattggtgcatattattaattcactcatccatgtgcattaatttaaaaggaatttaatttatgcctttacgcctaataaatgatgatttgtttaccATTCATacatagatatcatcattcattaaatacttccttgtactactaatacctcttttcaaagtgttttatcgactagttttaaaaggaaaagagataacaaagaaggaagtctccacagatgatgaaaagaagaatgctaaagtgacaccaccacagatagtaagatctgtcaaattggtataacaaatggtacatttatatggtggtaagtattcttaggcataagttatttcattgcaaatttgtcattccTTGACCAtgctatgtaatgtactcctcatgagacccttaactgaattgaaagtgcatgtggtaagtcattcaaatacttgatgcacatatctagtgggagaacattatatatcttgtgtcatagagaataagtttcactttagtaagctatactaagacaatccaaaatggtaaatttgtatctcattcatatggattgtaatctttgttttctaaatagctactcttgatgtagTTTAAAATTTCCTGTATCTTGTATCAAGTGCATAAtaatcctttttgttgatattcatcatatgcatatgcactaacatggatatgctttttgaactataaaaggtgaaattagtgattcatactctctaaatttttggAAACTTACAAATtgttatcttagaaatctacttcaatcggtatccatatgcttcacattgaattggatcaccaagttgtaaattccatgcataacttgtctttatgatatgaatgcttgtgcgactaaacttgataagctaggtgcacccaaagtcaaggtaggttcatcatcaagaaggcaacacaacgatgtattaataaaaggagaaaaggctcctattcttaactctagtttttatctatgtgattaaatattgacttgaaaccatgtaagatggtgtcaagtatatgtgggtgcctacacaaagagaaaggccacaataaggattgtgtgggtactcaaggctcttcctactaatgtcaaaggacccaattcaaattgggtaccaagatatacatcttaaacttgttttgcaggatcacgccttcaatgatcaagttgggtgctcgataatgaatgtataaatcatatttgtagatagtagcaagggtggtaacaactgaatctcaagtgcatattattttcaaatcttatcttttttgTGACttatgtagccactaaggaaaaagaagcacttaaggatatacatcagttgttgattatgaaataaaggtctaattggaagatgaatgaatattatcatatggtgaacaatccaaaattatgtgacgtattctctatctagttaatttggatttgattcttctttattagacactcaccataatatggattaagtcagccctttagacttcattgaacaaccatgcatattatccatgtcattcaaaatatattgtgcatgagggctcaagggaaatttagtccatattatgatgtttctctattttagcaactcgcttgccttccacatataaagggttgctaaataagaaactagtgcttgtgctactaatgtcatctcttgtgttgagtttatccatagaaaatctatgttaagagatgatgcttgttttaaattggataaatcacaagcttaaatgatactattcaactaaagtaagaagaagttgatcagaggccaaggtatgaaaacttcctctccttcggttgttttagtattctatccttagtgggatgtaccatagtataggttaaattccttgcaatataaaatgttcaatggtGCAtaaaactttgacatcaactatatgtatgcactaatttaaaggaatttagtctatccttttgggtttcaataatgatgattcatttgccatccacatataaggatcatcatttgtgaaaccctctcttgtgtttttaatgatctcttttctaagtgtttcaacaaggtccttccaagtgctttcaagatggattcaaaatctacaaatataagagtcttggttctttcaatcattgaatttcaatgggtctcatattaagcatgatcgaaccaagcaaagatgaatgaagttcaagatcgcttggttggatgaaatcataaagagaaaagaaatcacagtgaatcaagaaggaagttgaactatcatgaaaaccaaataatgaagaagtagtgacataatcatataatatacttcattatgaggtttgatgttcatattagcatgctttacctttaggatttcaattgatatactttcaattcttaaactttcaattggtttaattttcatcatctatgtaaagcatgttatgttcaaccaagatatagtgcaaacatctcctttaa
This portion of the Zea mays cultivar B73 chromosome 2, Zm-B73-REFERENCE-NAM-5.0, whole genome shotgun sequence genome encodes:
- the LOC103645762 gene encoding protein ASPARTIC PROTEASE IN GUARD CELL 2 codes for the protein MPTKPLLVFVFFTSMAVVSHASSLRFQYIDRRHNFTAKQASTSSSSSPSSAHGSRDRRPSFALVRRDAVTGSTYPSRRHAVLDLVARDNARAEYLASRLSPAAYQPTGFSGSESKVVSGLDEGSGEYFVRVGIGSPPTEQYLVVDSGSDVIWVQCKPCLECYAQADPLFDPATSATFSAVPCGSAVCRTLRTSGCGDSGGCDYEVSYGDGSYTKGALALETLTLGGTAVEGVAIGCGHRNRGLFVGAAGLLGLGWGPMSLVGQLGGAAGGAFSYCLASRGAGSLVLGRSEAVPEGAVWVPLVRNPQAPSFYYVGLSGIGVGDERLPLQEDLFQLTEDGAGGVVMDTGTAVTRLPQEAYAALRDAFVAAVGALPRAPGVSLLDTCYDLSGYTSVRVPTVSFYFDGAATLTLPARNLLLEVDGGIYCLAFAPSSSGPSILGNIQQEGIQITVDSANGYIGFGPTTC